TCTGAGCAAGAATTGGTAAGGATTTTCAGTAATTATGGTGAAGAAAGATTTTCGAAAAGAATTGCCAGGAAGATTGTTGAAAAACGTCACAAACAACCTATAAAAACAACTGTAGAACTTGCTAATCTTATAAAGTCAGCTGTTCCTGTATCAAGTTATAAGATCCATCCGGCAACTCGTGTTTTTCAAGCTTTAAGAATTGCAGTTAACAATGAGTTAGATAACATTGAGAAGTCATTAAAAGAGGTGATTCCTTTATTAGAAAAAAATGCTAGAATAGTCGTAATAAGTTTTCATTCTTTGGAAGATAGACTTGTAAAAAATTTATTTAAGTATTACAGTTCTAATTGTGTATGTCTACCAGAACAATTAATATGTACGTGTGAACCAAAAAAGTTAAAAATACTCACAAAAAAACCTATAACTGCATCTCAAGAAGAGATAAAAAGAAATCCTCCTTCTAGGAGTGCAAAAATGCGAGTGGCTGAGAGAGTATGATACGGAGTCGAGAAAACAATGGTATCGTCAGTAAAAGTTAATTCATATAAAAAAGATAGGCAATATGATGCCCAAAATGCTATAGTCCAAGGAGATTTTCCTAAATATGATAGTTTTAGGGAAGTATCATTATTTAGATTTAATCGTTTCTTGAGCTTTATGCTTGTTATATCAATATTAATCTCTATGGTTAGTTATTCAATGGTCGTTGCAAAAGAAAATGCTCTTTCTTCAATCCATACTAAAACTAATGAAGTAAACTTTGAAAATATTGAATTACAAAATAAAGTTGACTATTCAAAGTCTTTTTATACAATAAATAATAAGGTTGCAAAGGTTAATTTCCTTAAAAAGCCTGATGCTATAATGGAAGTTAAAAGTGTAAATACAATTCCTGTTATAGAGAAAAGTAGAAATAATATAGAAATACAACCTGTTTCAGGATATTAATATGCTTTCCAAGTTTAAAATTAAGCCAAGAAAATATAACCTGTTTGCTACTTTGCTCCAGGTTATGTTTTTTTTGTTTGCCAGTGCAATTATTTTAAAGCTTATACAATTGCAAGTTATTGATTCTCAACAGTTAACAGAAAAAGCTAAACACATGAGGCAGCCTGCCAGAACATTTTCCTTTCGAGGAGAAATTGTTGATAGAAATGGGATAAGGCTTGCAAGTGATACAACTTTATATGATATATATGCTCATCCCCACTATTATTCAGAAAGTCCTATAAGAATAGCTTCTCAACTGGCTCCTTATTTAAAACAGCCAAAGAATGATTTATTCAAAAAATTAAGTCAGATGGATGCTTCAACAATAACTTTGGCTAAAAGTATAAATAGAAATGATGCACTTAAGATAAAAAAGCTTAAAATAAGAGGTCTTGATCTTGTTAAAAAAAATGATAGAGTTTATCCCCAGGGGAACCTGGCTTCTCATATATTAGGTTATGTTAATCTTGATGCAAATCTGTCTGCCGGAGTAGAAAGAACAGGATCACACGGTTTAGAGTCACTTCCTGAAATTAAACCTGTAGAATATACCGGTAAGGGTGACGTGATTTATGATATTAATACTGACCCTGCTTTTGCTACTGCTCCACTTACAGGTGAAAAGCTGGTTTTAACAATAGATTCCTCAATTCAACATGTTGCTGAAACTGAATTGTTAAAAATGATGCAAAAAACAAGAGCTGATAGAGGAACGGTAATAGTCCTTAATCCTAAAAATGGGGAAATTTTAGCATTTGCAGTTTTACCAAGTTATAATCCGAATGAATATAATAAAGTTGATGCATCCGTTGTTAAAAATTGGGTTTTGAGTGATGTTTATCCTCCAGGTTCAACTTTCAAAATTGTTACAATAGCTTCAGCTCTTGAAACAGGTTCTATAACTAAAAATGAGAGATTTCACGATACTGGAAAAATTAAAATTCAAGGTTGGGATATCGTTAATTATGATTACAACAAAAAAGGAGCTCCTGGTTCAATTGATTTAAAATACCTTTTTGAACATAGTAGTAACGTTGGAAGTGTAAAGGTTGCCCTAAAAATACCTCCTAATGAGCATTATAGGATGTTAAGGCTTTTTGGAATAGGATCCAAGACAAAAGTAGATCTTCCCGGGGAATCGGCAGGAATTTTACCGGAAGTAGATACTTGGGATACCGTAAGACAGGCTACGATTGGATTTGGCTACAGTATTGCAAGTACTCCTATTCAAGTAGCTGCTGCTGTTGCTGCTATTGCAAATAATGGAATATGGGTAACACCGCATGTTATAAAATATAGTAAAGAAGAATATGAAAAAAGGATAGAAAAAAGGAAAGTTTTATCGCCTGAAACATCGAAATTGATGACAGAATTACTTTCAAGCAGTATTGATGCTTCTGAATCCAAAGCGGGTAAAATTCCAAATTTTCGGGTAGCAGGTAAAACAGGTACTTCAAGAAAACCTAACCCTAATGGCCCTGGTTATATACCAAATCAAGTTTTTACCTCATTTGCAGGTTATTTTCCTGCTAAAAATCCACAAGTATTAATAATGGTTGTGGTTGATAATCCAAAAGGTGTTGAAATGTGGGGAAGTACAGTTGCAGGTCCTATTTTTAATAATGTAGCTGTTGAGGTAGTAAGAATATTAAATCTTGAGCCAGACGCACCAGGGTTAAATGTAAAAGACAAGGAGAAGATTTAAATTGAAACTAAGTCAAGTTGTTGAACATATAGAGCCTGAACAGATTATTAATTCTAATGAACTTAAAAATATAGAGATTAAAGGAATTTCATATAACTCAAAAACCACAAAGAAAGATGATATTTTTGTTTGTCTTGTTGGCGAACACGTTGACGGGCATGCTTTTGCTATTAATGCACAGGAAAAAGGTGCATCAGCAATAGTAACTCAAAAGACAGTAGAAGGAATTAATATCCCTGTCCTTATAGTTAAAGATACACAGTTAGTTCTTGCTCAAATATCTTCAGTATTTTATGGTTTTCCTTCAGAAAAACTAAGATTAATAGGTGTAACAGGTACTAATGGAAAAACTACTGTTACCCACCTCGTTGAGAATATCTTTGAACAGGCAGGTATAGAATGTGGATTAATAGGAACCCTCGGGCAAAGATTGTCTTCAAAAGATGAGTATGTTTCGACAAAGCATACAACTCCTCAATCCCCAGAGCTTCATGAGGCCTTTAGAAATATGCTTGATAGTGGCATTAAGCATGTGGTAATGGAGGTTAGCTCCCATGCTCTTGAACAACATAGGGTTGGTGGTTGTTTATTTGATGCAGCAGCTTTAACTAACCTTACACAGGACCATCTTGATTATCACATTACTATGGATAATTATTTTAAAGCTAAAAGCAAGCTCTTTATTGCTTTAAAAGACAGTAAAGAAAATAATAAATATGCTGTAATCAATAAAGATGACAGTAATGCAGAAAGATTCATACAGGCTACCCCTGATAAAGTAAGAATTATAACCTATGGCATTGAAAATCAAGCCGATATTATAGCTAAAAATATAGAATATTCTGTTTATGGGTCAAAGTTTGACTGCATAACTCCAATTGGAAATAAAACAATTAATCTTCAAATGACAGGACAATTTAGTGTATATAATGCTCTTGCTGCCCTTGCTATTGGTATAGGAGAAGGGATAGAGCTTGATACTTGCGTAAGAGCTCTTGAATTAACAAAAAGTGTAGCTGGCAGGTTTGAGGTAGTTATAAGAGAACCTCTTATAATCGTTGATTATGCTCATACACCTGATGGTTTAGCTAATGTATTAAATGCAGCAAAAAAAGTAGTTCCCCAAAACGGAAGATTAATATGTTTATTTGGCTGTGGTGGTGATAGAGATGCGACAAAACGTCCTAAGATGGGTGGTATTGCAGAAAACATAGCAGATGTTGTCATAATTACCTCTGATAATCCTAGATCAGAAGATCCTCAGCAAATCATCACTGATATTTTAACAGGTATTAAATCATTAAATTCTGATAAAGTTCAGGTTGAAATAGACAGAAGATCTGCTATTGAGCTTGCGATAAAAAATGCTGGTAAAGATGATGTTATTGTACTTGCTGGCAAAGGGCATGAAGATTATCAAATTCTAAAAAATGAAACTATTCATTTTGATGATCGTGAAGAAGCCAGAAAGGCTTTTAAAAAGGTTTATTCAAGTTAAAAGTATTCAGTACCCTTATTTCATTAGCACCAAAGGAAAGGGTATCTTGAAGCTTAAGGACAGCGTAAAAAATACTTATGGATTTTGATGAGCGAAGGGGGAGCTTACAATTTCGAAAACGACGAGTTTTTGAAATTACAAGCTCATTCTATCTTTGGTTATTTTTGTAGGTGACTGAGTCACACTATTAAAGTCCTTAACTATTTCAACACTTATATATGTGCCTCTGGCACTTCTTATAACTAGCAAATAATCGAGCAATAAAAAATACTTACGCATTTTTTATTGCTCGATTATTAGGATTTTTCTAGCTTAAGATAATCCAGTAACTTAGCGTCCACTTTTTTCTTAATATCTTCACTCATAATAATTTCATCAGGCCAGTCACGGGTAAATCCTTCACTTGGCCACTTTTTGGTTGCATCTATACCCATTTTACCGCCAAAACCATGTAATTCTGAAGCGTGATCAAGAACATCAACAGGACCTTTTGTTATTATGCAATCTCTTGCCGGATCTACATTGTTGAAAACCTTCCAGGTGACTTCTGATAAGTCATGGACATTTACATCAGCGTCAACTACTATAACAAATTTTGTAAACATAATTTGGCCAAAACCCCAAATGGCAGATATAACTTTATTGGAATGGCCAGGATAACGTTTATTTATACTTAAAATTGCACAATTATGAAAAACTCCTTCTATGGGCAGGTTCATATCAACCACTTCAGGCAAAATCTGCTTTAAAAGAGGTAAAAATATCTGCTCGGTAGCTTTTCCCATATAGCAATCTTCCTGTGGGGGTTTGCCTACAATTGTTGCAGGATAAATCGGATTTTTTCTATTTGTCATTGCTGTAATATGGAAAACCGGATACATATCAGCAAGGCTATAATAGCCCGTATGATCTCCAAATGGACCTTCTAACTTTAACTCATCTGGATCTATATAACCTTCAAGAATAATTTCAGCATCAGCAGGGACTTCTAAATCAACGGTTTTACACTTAACAAGCTTCACAGGTTTTTTTCTTAAAAATCCCGCAAAAATCATCTCATCAATTCCCGGGGGTAATGGTGCTGTTGCTGCATAAGTAATAGCTGGATCACAGCCCAGAGCAACAGCTACTTCAAATTTCTTTCCTAATCTTTTTGCTTCCTCAAAATTCTTTGCACCATCGTGATGCTTATGCCAGTGCATCCCGGTACTTGTATTATCATACTTTTGTAACCTGTACATGCCCATATTTCTGGTTCCTGTAACAGGATTTTTAGTAATAACAAGGGGAAGGGTAATAAACTCTCCGCCATCTTCCGGCCAGCATTTTAAAATTGGCAATTTATCAAGAATCGGCTGATTTAAATCAGTTACAACCACTTCCTGACATGGGGCACTATTAACTATTTGAGGGAAAATTGTACCAACTTCCATTAATTTTGGAAGCATAGAAGCTTTTCCGAATAAGCTGTCAGGAATTTCGGGTTTTATAAGATTTTCAATTCTTGAAGCGATTTCTCTTATATTATTGACGCCCAAAGACAAATTCATTCTATTAAAAGAGCCAAAGGCATTAGTTAAAACAGGAATATCATACCCTTCAACATTATTAAACAATAACGCTTTATTGGGAAAATCTTTATTTTTACTAGCTCTATCAGTAATCTCAGTAATCTCAAGATTAGAACTCACAGGAATATCTATTTCTAAAAGTTCATTCCCTTCTCTTAACCTTTGTATAAATTCTCTTAAATCTTTATAAGCCATTTTTTTACTCTGAAATTTGTAAATTAACTTTCACACTCATTATTATCTACTTAAAAAGCTTCTTTTTAAAGTAACGATAAATACTCATTCTGGAGTAATAGGGCATCGCCTTCAAGATTAGGGCTTTCACATATCACTATGCCTTTTACATTGAAGTCCTTAAAGGCTTTCATTAAATCTTTATAGTTAAAATCAGATTCCTGCAGTAAAAGATGGTTTTTTTCACCCTTTGGACCATACTCAATTCCTGCTATATGAGCATGAAAATTTTGAAGAGCGTACTCGCCTATTTCATTTCCTATTTTTTCAAATATATTGGCAAATTCATCATAAGTATTATACTGCCCTACGGATCTGGCATGTAAGTGAGAAAAATCAACGCAAGGCAGCACCATATCAACTTCTTTTGATAAGCTTATGATTTCATCGAGATCTCCCCACTGAACACCTTTACCTGTGGTTTCAGGACGTACCCATATTTTTATATTTTCAGATTTTAAAGTTTTAACTATCTCTCTCATTCTGGATATTACAATATTATGAACCTCTTTCTTGTCCTGCCCCATATAGTAAGCAGCATGAAAAGTTATACTATATCCTCCACAGGCATGTGTAACCCTTGCAGTGTCAAGAATTCTCTTAATACTTGCATCGACTTTATCCTGTTCCTGAGCGTTTAAATTAACATAATAAGGGCCATGAGCGCTCAAAACTAAATCGAGGGATTTTCTGAGTTTTCTAACTTCTCCCTGAGCCTTGGCATTCATGTTTACGCCACGGACAAATTCCATTTCCATACAGCCAAGATTCAGACTAATTATCTGATTTAAAGCGTTAGGATAAGTCCTGGGTTCAGTGCTAATCGGTATACCAGCTGTGCCAAATAGTAGCTTTTCCATAGTATTAACCTATCTTTTAACTATTTAATTATAAAAACATAAAAACTTTTGTAGAAAAAGCCCTCACAATTTTTAAAACTAATTATTAAAAAATTTTCTAATAGTTTTCAACAATCATTATATTCAACAATTTTATAGGTTTTCAGAGTTTAAATTATCTTTTTAAACTCTAATAACTTAAGGATAAAAATTTTTATCCTTGATTTTGCATAAAAAATTACTAAAATCATTAATGCTTTCCCTGAATTAATAACAAATTTTCCAGAAGAAATACAGTATATAGTTGATGCCTAAAAGATTGAAAACCTTTATCTTAGAGGTGCCGTAGCAATACGTGTTTTTTGACTTTAAAAACTCAAACGGGGAGGAAGTTAGGGAGTGACTCCTCTGTCACATTCAAAAAAAAGCTTAATCACTACAGATAAAGACATGGGAATCTGTAGTGGTTTAAATCGTCGTTTTCATTGGTTTGACAAAAGCTTTTCTAGTAGATTAACTGAAGCAAGCGCAAAATTCTTACAGACCAATCTTTACTACTATCTATTTGCAATAACTGACAAACCACTTATGATCTGGAAGGGCAATGACTACTTTGTAACGCAGATTGATTTAACCTGGGATTGTCCTTTATATATTAAAACGTCTAATATTACAGTCCAAACAATTCTTGATAATGCTTTTGGTAAAAAAGAAGGTGACAAACAAACCTTAACCCTTAAAAAAATTACTGAGCTTGAAGCACAAATATTAACAGGTTATAACGAATTTTTATTCCAAAAAACTGCTGA
Above is a genomic segment from Candidatus Melainabacteria bacterium RIFOXYA2_FULL_32_9 containing:
- a CDS encoding UDP-N-acetylmuramoyl-L-alanyl-D-glutamate--2,6-diaminopimelate ligase, whose amino-acid sequence is MKLSQVVEHIEPEQIINSNELKNIEIKGISYNSKTTKKDDIFVCLVGEHVDGHAFAINAQEKGASAIVTQKTVEGINIPVLIVKDTQLVLAQISSVFYGFPSEKLRLIGVTGTNGKTTVTHLVENIFEQAGIECGLIGTLGQRLSSKDEYVSTKHTTPQSPELHEAFRNMLDSGIKHVVMEVSSHALEQHRVGGCLFDAAALTNLTQDHLDYHITMDNYFKAKSKLFIALKDSKENNKYAVINKDDSNAERFIQATPDKVRIITYGIENQADIIAKNIEYSVYGSKFDCITPIGNKTINLQMTGQFSVYNALAALAIGIGEGIELDTCVRALELTKSVAGRFEVVIREPLIIVDYAHTPDGLANVLNAAKKVVPQNGRLICLFGCGGDRDATKRPKMGGIAENIADVVIITSDNPRSEDPQQIITDILTGIKSLNSDKVQVEIDRRSAIELAIKNAGKDDVIVLAGKGHEDYQILKNETIHFDDREEARKAFKKVYSS
- a CDS encoding menaquinone biosynthesis decarboxylase, coding for MAYKDLREFIQRLREGNELLEIDIPVSSNLEITEITDRASKNKDFPNKALLFNNVEGYDIPVLTNAFGSFNRMNLSLGVNNIREIASRIENLIKPEIPDSLFGKASMLPKLMEVGTIFPQIVNSAPCQEVVVTDLNQPILDKLPILKCWPEDGGEFITLPLVITKNPVTGTRNMGMYRLQKYDNTSTGMHWHKHHDGAKNFEEAKRLGKKFEVAVALGCDPAITYAATAPLPPGIDEMIFAGFLRKKPVKLVKCKTVDLEVPADAEIILEGYIDPDELKLEGPFGDHTGYYSLADMYPVFHITAMTNRKNPIYPATIVGKPPQEDCYMGKATEQIFLPLLKQILPEVVDMNLPIEGVFHNCAILSINKRYPGHSNKVISAIWGFGQIMFTKFVIVVDADVNVHDLSEVTWKVFNNVDPARDCIITKGPVDVLDHASELHGFGGKMGIDATKKWPSEGFTRDWPDEIIMSEDIKKKVDAKLLDYLKLEKS
- a CDS encoding 16S rRNA (cytosine(1402)-N(4))-methyltransferase, translated to MAEFIHEPVLLEEAVEWLNCRNGLLYIDGTLGGGGHSKEIAKRIYPDGRLISFDVDPDAIVAAEKNLAQWKDTVTILRSSYVNIPEILKSLNIKKITGGILLDLGASYYQLTTGERGFSFSKEAPLDMRFNPDNPVSAYDIVNSFSEQELVRIFSNYGEERFSKRIARKIVEKRHKQPIKTTVELANLIKSAVPVSSYKIHPATRVFQALRIAVNNELDNIEKSLKEVIPLLEKNARIVVISFHSLEDRLVKNLFKYYSSNCVCLPEQLICTCEPKKLKILTKKPITASQEEIKRNPPSRSAKMRVAERV